The following proteins come from a genomic window of Sorex araneus isolate mSorAra2 chromosome 1, mSorAra2.pri, whole genome shotgun sequence:
- the LOC101539216 gene encoding heterogeneous nuclear ribonucleoproteins C1/C2-like: MASNVTNKTDPRSMNSRVFIGNLNTLVVKKSDVEAIFSKYGKIVGCSVHKGFAFVQYVNERNARAAVAGEDGRMIAGQVLDINLAAEPKLNRGKAGVKRSAAEMYGSSFGLDYDFQRDYYDRMYGYPARVPPPPPIARAVVPSKRQRVSGNPSRRGKSGFNSKSRQRGSSKSGKLKGDNIQAIKKVLTQIKQKVDSLLGNLEKLEKEQSKQAAEMKNDKPEEEQSGSSVKKEETNVKMESEGGADDLAEEGDLLDDDDNEERGEDQLELVKDDEKEAEEGEEDS, encoded by the coding sequence ATGGCCAGCAATGTCACCAACAAGACAGACCCTCGCTCCATGAACTCCCGTGTATTCATTGGGAATCTGAATACACTGGTGGTCAAGAAGTCTGATGTGGAGGCGATCTTCTCCAAGTATGGCAAAATCGTGGGCTGCTCTGTTCATAAGGGCTTTGCCTTTGTCCAGTATGTTAATGAGAGAAATGCCCGAGCAGCAGTGGCGGGAGAGGATGGCAGAATGATCGCAGGCCAGGTTTTAGACATCAATCTGGCCGCGGAGCCCAAACTAAACCGAGGAAAAGCCGGTGTGAAGCGATCTGCAGCAGAGATGTACGGCTCCTCTTTTGGTTTGGACTATGACTTTCAACGCGATTATTATGACCGGATGTACGGTTATCCGGCACGTGTCCCTCCACCGCCTCCTATTGCTCGGGCTGTGGTGCCCTCAAAACGCCAGCGCGTTTCAGGAAACCCCTCACGAAGGGGCAAGAGTGGTTTCAATTCTAAGAGTAGGCAGCGAGGATCTTCCAAGTCTGGAAAGTTGAAAGGAGATAATATTCAGGCCATTAAGAAGGTGTTGACccagataaaacaaaaagtagatTCTCTACTGGGAAACCTGGAGAAGCTTGAAAAGGAGCAAAGCAAACAAGCAGCGGAGATGAAGAATGATAAGCCAGAAGAGGAGCAGAGTGGCAGCTCCGTGAAGAAAGAGGAGACTAATGTGAAGATGGAGTCCGAAGGAGGTGCAGATGACCTTGCTGAAGAGGGAGATCTcctggatgatgatgataatgaagaaCGGGGAGAAGACCAGCTGGAGTTGGTCAAGGATGATGAGAAAGAGgctgaggaaggagaggaagactCTTAA
- the DUS4L gene encoding tRNA-dihydrouridine(20a/20b) synthase [NAD(P)+]-like yields MESDYIQTTICQERKKDPVEMFHSGQLVKVCAPMVRYSKLAFRTLVRKYSCDLCYTPMIVAADFVRSIKARDSEFTTNQGDCPLIVQFAANDAGLLSEAARIVCPYANGIDINCGCPQRWAMTEGYGACLINKPELIRDMVKQVRNQVENPGFSVSIKIRIHDDLRRTIDLCRKAEATGVSWIAVHGRTVEERHQPVHYEAIKIIKENMTIPVIANGDIRSLKEAENVCHITGTDGVMVARGLLTNPAMFAGYVETPLTCVWDWVDIALELGTPFMCFHQHLMYMMEKITSKQEKRVFNALSSTSAVLDYLTDHYKI; encoded by the exons ATGGAGAGTGATTATATTCAAACCACAATatgtcaagaaagaaaaaaagacccagTAGAAATGTTTCATTCTGGACAGCTGGTAAAAGTCTGTGCCCCAATGGTTCGATACTCAAA GTTGGCTTTTAGAACTCTGGTAAGAAAATACAGTTGTGATCTGTGCTACACACCAATGATAGTTGCTGCTGATTTCGTCAGATCTATAAAAGCCAGAGACAGTGAATTTACCACTAATCAAG GTGATTGTCCACTGATTGTTCAGTTTGCAGCTAATGATGCAGGACTTTTATCTGAGGCTGCTCGTATAGTCTGTCCTTATGCAAATGGAATAGACATAAACTGTGGTTGCCCTCAGAG GTGGGCAATGACAGAAGGTTATGGAGCTTGCTTAATAAACAAGCCAGAGCTTATTCGTGACATGGTAAAACAAGTAAGAAATCAAGTGGAAAATCCTGGATTTTCTGTATCTATTAAAATAAG GATCCATGATGATCTTAGAAGAACTATAGATCTCTGTCGAAAGGCTGAAGCAACAGGAGTTTCCTGGATTGCAGTTCATGGGAGAACtgttgaagaaagacatcaaccAGTTCACTATGAGgccattaaaataattaaggaaaACATGACTATACCTGTAATTGCTAATGGGGACATCAGAAGCttaaaagaagcagaaaatgtCTGCCATATTACTGGGACAGATG GTGTGATGGTTGCAAGAGGACTCTTAACAAACCCTGCCATGTTTGCTGGATATGTGGAAACCCCTCTGACATGTGTCTGGGACTGGGTTGACATTGCTCTTGAACTTGGAACTCCTTTTATGTGTTTTCATCAACATTTAATGTACATGATGGAAAAAATAACTTCAAAGCAGGAAAAAAGAGTTTTTAATGCTTTATCAAGCACATCGGCAGTCTTAGATTATCTTACAGACCATTATAAGATTTGA